The following coding sequences lie in one Silene latifolia isolate original U9 population chromosome 5, ASM4854445v1, whole genome shotgun sequence genomic window:
- the LOC141654696 gene encoding uncharacterized protein LOC141654696, protein MAGVILPGSSTDVKFDIPELNGDNYKVWKERMLLQLGWLDIDYAIRKDEPPKVTKESTKEAIDLYEKWEKSNRLSIMFIKTRICASIRGSVDQHTKVKDLIKVIDEQSATSDKALASTLIMQFSSLRLTETKGVRDYIMRMRDIAAQLKTLEVTMSDTFLVHFILCTLPPKYAPFNISYNTHKDKWSINELMAMCV, encoded by the coding sequence TAATTTTACCTGGGAGTTCTACTGATGTCAAATTTGACATTCCTGAATTGAATGGTGATAACTATAAGGTCTGGAAAGAGAGAATGCTACTGCAGTTGGGATGGTTAGATATTGATTATGCTATTCGGAAAGACGAACCACCTAAAGTAACTAAAGAAAGCACTAAAGAAGCAATTGATCTTTATGAAAAGTGGGAGAAATCTAATCGTCTCTCCATTATGTTCATAAAGACCAGAATATGTGCTAGTATTCGTGGTTCTGTCGATCAGCATACTAAAGTTAAAGATCTGATTAAGGTCATCGATGAGCAGTCTGCAACTTCTGATAAAGCTCTTGCTAGTACCTTAATAATGCAGTTTTCATCTTTGAGGCTCACCGAGACTAAAGGTGTGCGTGATTATATCATGCGCATGAGAGATATTGCAGCCCAACTTAAGACTTTGGAAGTTACCATGTCTGACACTTTCCTTGTGCACTTCATTTTatgcactcttcctccaaaatatGCTCCTTTTAATATCTCTTACAACACACATAAAGATAAATGGTCAATTAATGAACTTATGGCCATGTGTGTTTAA
- the LOC141654697 gene encoding secreted RxLR effector protein 161-like, translated as MKNIPYASAVGSIMYAQVCTRPDIAYAVGVLGRYRSNPGLDHWKAAKKVLRYLQGYVFMLADGAVSWRSVKQTLTATSTMEAEFVSCFEATLHGVWLKSFICGLRVIDSICRPLRMYCDNSAAVFMAKNNKSGSRSKHIDIKYLAIKERVLEKKVIIEHISTELMIADPLTKGMPIKTFKDHIVRMGLGSIM; from the exons atgaagAATATTCCATATGCTTCAGCTGTTGGTAGCATTATGTATGCTCAGGTCTGTACTAGACCCGACATTGCATATGCGGTTGGAGTGTTAGGAAGATATCGGAGTAACCCAGGACTTGATCACTGGAAGGCTGCAAAGAAAGTGTTGAGATACCTTCAAG gatatgtgtttatgctagcTGATGGAGCTGTGTCATGGAGGAGTGTGAAGCAAACCTTGACGGCTACTTCTACTATGGAGGCTGAGTTCGTATCTTGTTTTGAGGCTACCTTACATGGTGTTTGGTTGAAAAGTTTCATATGTGGGCTTAGAGTTATTGACTCTATTTGTAGGCCACTAAGAATGTATTGTGATAATTCAGCTGCTGTGTTTATGGCTAAGAATAATAAAAGTGGAAGTCgaagtaaacacatcgacataaagTATCTAGCCATAAAAGAGCGTGTTCtggaaaagaaagtgatcatTGAACACATTAGCACAGAGTTGATGATTGCAGATCCCTTGACTAAAGGCATGCCAATTAAGACTTTCAAGGATCATATAGTGAGAATGGGACTTGGTTCCATTATGTAG